A stretch of the Acyrthosiphon pisum isolate AL4f chromosome A2, pea_aphid_22Mar2018_4r6ur, whole genome shotgun sequence genome encodes the following:
- the LOC100162155 gene encoding sialin yields the protein MDVPDNQILGMEKKHKLCFRSIQDMIPARAVLYLMSFSGFLVSFMMRTDINIAMVAMAKMRLRSENSSNLTELYCYTSVTNGTQSFEDQKPMEEGEFDWDSTVQSAILGSFYWCYILSQVVGGVLTQRFGTKTVFGFSQLATAIASLLIPQAASLHFSAVIALRSLQGMASGLTWPAMYALVGIWIPSNERTRFMSSFQGFSFGIGLTYMVCGFIIGNYGWRVVFYMNGSLGVAWCLLWWLLAFDLPHKHPRITRRELNYINANIGENIINTKDLKVPWCSIMTSIPAWSIGITTFGRIWVHYTFIIYGPSYMKTILGFSIQKNGFMNGAPFLCSYLSSVVFCYAADFIIARNLMSLTNVRKMFTAISQVIPGLLVLTIGYLGCQITLILVIWFVAVTLITASYAGAMANVVDIAPNFAGHILAFAQTIHMSASFLSPLAAAIMLQDNPTLERWRRIFAVTACVACGTYVMYQFGGTAKEQVWNNPNRKNNSGSVRVSPENNQLIVNNKTDPERGDG from the exons ATGGACGTCCCAGATAATCAAATATTAGGAATGGagaaaaaacataaactatGCTTTAGAAGCATTCAAG acatgATACCAGCTCGTgcggtattatatttaatgtcattCAGTGGATTCTTGGTCAGTTTCATGATGCGCACTGATATCAATATTGCCATGGTAGCAATGGCCAAAATGAGATTACGGTCTGAAAACTCATCGAATTTAACCGAACTTTATTGTTACACATCGGTTACAAATGGCACACAATCATTTGAAGATCAAAAACCCATG GAAGAGGGCGAATTTGATTGGGATTCAACAGTGCAATCTGCAATCCTTGGTTCATTTTATTGGTGTTATATATTATCTCAAGTAGTCGGCGGTGTCTTAACACAACGTTTTGGAACAAAAACGGTTTTTGGATTCTCACAATTAGCAACAGCAATTGCTTCATTACTCATACCTCAGGCAGCTTCATTGCATTTCTCAGCAGTCATAGCATTGCGATCACTTCAAGGAATGGCATCA GGACTTACTTGGCCCGCAATGTATGCACTTGTTGGTATATGGATACCATCCAATGAGAGAACCAGGTTCATGTCATCATTCCAAG GGTTTAGTTTCGGGATTGGACTGACGTACATGGTATGCGGCTTCATTATTGGCAACTATGGATGGCGAGTGGTGTTTTACATGAACGGTTCATTGGGTGTCGCATGGTGCTTGCTATGGTGGTTACTAGCTTTTGATCTACCTCACAAACATCCAAGAATAACTAGACGTGAACTGAATTATATCAATGCCAACATCGGAGAAAATATCATAAACACAAAA gattTAAAAGTCCCATGGTGTTCTATTATGACTTCCATTCCAGCATGGTCTATTGGTATAACAACATTTGGTCGGATATGGGTCcattatacattcataatatacgGTCCATCTTACATGAAGACAATATTAGGATTCAGTATACAAAAG aATGGATTTATGAATGGAGCTCCATTTTTGTGCAGTTACCTTTCTTCTGTTGTATTCTGTTATGCAGCTGACTTCATTATAGCTCGTAATCTTATGAGCTTGACTAATGTCCGTAAAATGTTTACAGCTATAT ctcaaGTCATTCCTGGCCTATTAGTATTAACCATAGGTTATTTGGGTTGTCAGATCACATTGATTTTGGTAATTTGGTTCGTAGCAGTTACACTAATAACTGCTTCATATGCTGGAGCAATGGCAAATGTAGTTGATATTGCGCCAAACTTTGCCGGACATATATTAGCATTTGCACAAACTATACATATGTCTGCAAGTTTTTTGTCTCCCCTTGCTGCAGCCATTATGCTCCAAGACAat CCGACTTTGGAGAGATGGCGTAGAATATTTGCTGTGACTGCTTGTGTAGCGTGTGGAACTTATGTAATGTATCAGTTTGGTGGAACGGCAAAAGAACAAGTCTGGAACAATCCAAATCGCAAAAACAATTCAGGTTCTGTTCGTGTTTCACCTGAAAATAATCAGcttattgtcaataataaaacTGATCCAGAAAGAGGAGATGGATAG